The region TGGTTGAGACGCTTGATGAGCATCGGCAGCCACATACCTTCGTCTGCCCTGGCCGCGAACGGCGTGCTCAGCGAGACTAAAAGTAGGAGTGAAAGGATTCTTTTTAACATGGAAATTTGTTTAGATTAGTTAAACCATGGCAAATTTAACAAAAAGTGCCACCTTTTGCCTACTTGTTACAAAAACCAAACCATGACCTGGATAATAAAGAAACTGGTGCTGGGCGTGGTGTGGGTATATCAACACATGATCTCCCCGCTCACGCCCGCCGCCTGCCGCTACACCCCCACTTGCTCGCAGTACGCAGTGGAGGCGGTGAACAAGTATGGCCCGTTTAAAGGCGGATGGATGGCGCTGAAGCGCATTGGGCGGTGCCACCCGTGGGGTGGGAGCGGGTATGATCCGGTGAAGTAAATTGTATAGACATCTTCCCCTTTTCTCGCGCAAGTCTTTTTTCATGGCGCAGGCGCCTGCTTGTGCCTTCATCACTTAGCTATTGCAGTTCCTCCGCTGGCGCGAGTTCGCAACCCGTGTCCTGTTATGGTGTCGGGTTTGCAACCCGACTGGCTCGCAGAGCCACACTTATACTTGGGCTATACTTCTTTACTGGAGCTATACTTTCTACTCTATTTATACTTGCTGCTATACTTGCCAATGACAGCGACAACACCGTCCCTCTTTTGTCATCCTGAAAGGATCTTGTGGGCAAGCTGCTGCAAGCGTATCCTTCCTGCTTGCAGGTTGCTTCCAGAACAACAGTTCCTAGTTATACTTGCATAGCTTCTTTATACTTTCCTAGCCGCTGCTTCCTTCCACTGGAACCAAGCTATCCTTACTTGCTACCGTTCATCCACGGCTTTACAACCTACTCGCTTCATTTCATACTTTGGCTCGCTCTAGCCCGCGAGGGCTCGTCCTCGGGCATCGCGCGGCCTATTGAAGCTGCTCCTCGCTGGCGTTCCGGGCTGCTGAGCAAGCTCAGCACCGCATCAATAGAAGGCGCTCAACCCAAGGACTGGGATCATTTCGATAGCTGCCGTTCTTGCTTTACACCTCTCCCGAAGGTCGCGACCTGTCCGCCCAACGTCAGAAACTATGAAACTTATACTTCAGCAGTAGCAATTACAGAACTCCCCTCCTTGGACAAGGAGGGGCAGGGGTGGTTGGACCCGGCACTGCAATCCTATCAATCCGCTCATCTCGTAAATCCTGATTCAGACAAGTATACGGTATGGCTCTGCGAGCCAGTCGAGTTGCAAAATCCTCCTAATAAAAGGAAGCGAACCTGAAGACTAGCACCAGAAGAGGTTCAGCCTCCGACGCCCAACTCTCTAACTCCTCAACTCTCTAACCCTCTCCGCTAGCATTTCTATCAAATATTGCTTATTCTTGATGTTTGAACACCACTGTTACCTTCATGAACTTCAGAAAGAACATCACCCTGTTCCTCAGCCTTTTTTTCCTGCTGGGCACCGGCGGCACGTTTGCACAAAGCAACAGCCCTATCTCCATCATCCCGAAGCCGCAGCACCTAACATCACAAAACGGCCAATTTACGCTCAACGCCGACACTAAAATCCACGTGCCGGCTAAAAACGAGGAGCTGAAAAGTATAGCTGACAAGCTGGCCCAAAGTATAAAAACCGCTACCGGCGTGCAGCCGCAGGTCGTACTGAAAGACCCGAAAAAGAAGGCCAAAAACGTCATCCAGCTCAGCCTTACCACTACGCCCGATACCTTAGGGAAAGAAGGCTATACACTGGAGGTAACGCCTGACCAAATCATACTTGCCGCCAACCAGCCCAATGGGCTTTTTATCGGTACCCAAAGTATAAAGCAATTGCTGCCGCCTCAGTCCACCAAGGCGCCGGTAATAATCCCTGCGGTACGTATAGCCGATAAGCCCCGCTACGAGTGGCGCGGCATGCACCTGGACGTGACGCGTCATTTCATGCCGGTGGAGTTTGTGAAGCAGTACATCGATTACCTGGCCATGCACAAGCTCAACACCTTCCACTGGCACCTGACCGACGACCAGGGCTGGCGCATCGAGATCAAAAAGCACCCGAAACTCACCGAGATCGGCGCCTGGCGCGACAGCACGCTGATCGGCCATTACTGGGACTTGCCGCAGACCTACGACGACAAACGACACGGCGGTTTTTATACCCAGGAACAGGTAAAGGAAGTGGTGAAGTATGCGCAGGAGCGTTACATCACGGTAGTGCCGGAGATCGAGATGCCAGGCCATGCACTGGCTGCACTGGCAACCTACCCGGAGCTGGCCTGTACGGCAGGGCCATTTAAAGTAGAAGGCAAGTGGGGGATTTTTAACGATATCTTCTGCGCCGGAAACGAGCAGACCTTTGCTTTTCTGGAGGATGTGCTGGTTGAGGTGATCGCCTTGTTCCCCAGCGAGTACATCCACATCGGCGGCGATGAGGCCCCGAAAACCCGCTGGAAAGAATGCCC is a window of Pontibacter kalidii DNA encoding:
- the yidD gene encoding membrane protein insertion efficiency factor YidD, with protein sequence MTWIIKKLVLGVVWVYQHMISPLTPAACRYTPTCSQYAVEAVNKYGPFKGGWMALKRIGRCHPWGGSGYDPVK